One part of the Raphanus sativus cultivar WK10039 chromosome 7, ASM80110v3, whole genome shotgun sequence genome encodes these proteins:
- the LOC108818197 gene encoding probable galacturonosyltransferase 15, with translation MKFYISTTGIEKVTISNPGKGSAGGARRFSGRTLILLLLVLAILLPFVFVWFAFLVLESASACDSPLDCMGLRLFRGGDTSLKISEELTRALVEETGQDGNGIGKKGSLESFDELVKEMTLKRRDIRAFASVTKKMLLQMERKVQSAKHHELVYWHLASHGIPKCLHCLSLRLTEEYSVNAMARTRLPPPEFVSRLTDPSFHHVVILTDNVLAASVVISSTVKNAVSPDKFVFHIVTDKKTYTPMHAWFAINSASSPVVEVKGLHQYDWPQEVNVRVKEMLEIHRMIWRRHYQNLKESDYSFVDGTREQSLQALNPSCLSLLNHLRIYIPMLFPELNKVVLLDDDVVVQRDLSSLWETDLNGKVVGAVVDSWCGNNCCPGRKHKDYFNFSHPVISSNLLKDDCAWLSGMNVFDLKAWRQTNITEAYSTWLRLSVSSGLQLWQPGALPPTLLAFKGLTQSLDPSWHVAGLGSRFVKSPEEILKSAAVLHFSGPAKPWLEISNPEVRSHWYIYVNSSNIFVRKCKIMN, from the exons ATGAAGTTTTACATATCGACAACAGGGATTGAGAAGGTTACCATATCGAATCCCGGTAAAGGAAGCGCGGGAGGGGCAAGGAGATTCTCTGGACGGACGTTGATACTGTTGCTGCTGGTGCTAGCCATCCTACTCCCTTTTGTTTTCGTTTGGTTCGCGTTTCTCGTCCTCGAATCCGCCTCCGCTTGCGATTCTCCACTTG ATTGCATGGGACTACGACTTTTTCGTGGGGGCGATACATCTCTG AAAATTAGCGAAGAGTTGACACGAGCGCTAGTGGAAGAGACAGGTCAGGACGGTAATGGAATAGGAAAGAAGGGCTCATTGGAGTCATTTGATGAACTTGTCAAGGAGATGACGTTAAAACGCCGTGATATAAGAGCGTTTGCTTCCGTGACTAAGAAGATG CTGTTGCAGATGGAACGTAAAGTCCAATCAGCGAAACATCACGAGTTAGTGTACTGGCATTTAGCTTCCCACGGTATTCCCAAATGCCTCCATTGCCTTTCCCTCAGGTTAACAGAAGAGTACTCTGTCAACGCGATGGCTCGAACGCGTTTGCCTCCACCTGAGTTCGTTTCTCGTCTGACTGACCCATCTTTTCACCATGTTGTCATCTTGACCGACAATGTTCTGGCTGCCTCTGTCGTCATATCTTCCACTGTAAAAAACGCTGTGAGTCCAGACAAGTTTGTCTTTCACATCGTTACAGATAAGAAAACCTATACACCTATGCACGCTTGGTTTGCTATCAACTCTGCCTCATCGCCAGTTGTGGAAGTAAAGGGTCTTCATCAATATGATTGGCCTCAAGAAGTGAATGTCAGAGTTAAAGAGATGCTGGAGATTCACCGCATGATTTGGAGACGGCATTATCAGAATCTGAAGGAATCTGATTATAGTTTCGTGGACGGTACTCGTGAGCAGTCCTTGCAAGCTCTAAACCCTAGCTGCCTTTCCCTTTTGAATCATCTTCGCATCTACATTCCCATG CTTTTTCCAGAGCTCAACAAGGTAGTGTTGTTGGATGATGATGTAGTAGTACAGCGTGATCTTTCGTCTTTATGGGAAACGGATCTCAACGGTAAAGTCGTTGGTGCAGTTGTTGATTCATGGTGCGGAAACAACTGTTGTCCGGGAAGAAAGCACAAAGACTATTTCAACTTCTCACATCCTGTTATCTCATCAAACTTACTTAAAGATGACTGCGCTTGGCTTTCTGGTATGAATGTCTTTGATCTCAAAGCTTGGAGACAAACCAATATCACAGAAGCTTACTCCACATGGTTAAGACTc AGTGTTAGCTCTGGACTACAGTTATGGCAACCAGGAGCTTTACCACCAACTCTACTTGCATTCAAAGGACTCACACAGTCTCTTGACCCCTCATGGCACGTAGCTGGATTAGGATCTCGATTCGTTAAATCCCCTGAAGAGATACTGAAATCTGCTGCGGTTTTACATTTCAGCGGTCCAGCGAAACCGTGGTTAGAGATTAGTAACCCTGAGGTACGATCTCACTggtatatatatgtaaactCCTCCAACATCTTcgttagaaaatgtaaaatcaTGAACTGA
- the LOC108814830 gene encoding F-box protein At3g59000: protein MDHISNLPDGVLCHILSFLTTKEAALTSILAKRWLNLVAFIPSLKIDDTVFLHPEKGKGDREDVKQSFMDFVDRVLALQGNSPLNKFSLMCVTDVDTDRVDGWISSALARGVSDLDLKIINNEEFYQLSPKCFECSTLVSLTIGSGIDISLVAGRIRLPLLKTLVLDSVSVCPNEFETLLHALPSLEELLLVYVVWKGMDVTVSSASLKTLTIKLCFWLNTLSFDTPSLLHFNYSGLVAPDYPVVNMGNLVDAQIDFFLPDNDEDAHRYSKVWKLFHGTRNVPNLSFGPDTLEVISMCSESMPVFNNLKSLAIESHECKGWQAMPALLRNCPHLETLVLQGLLHHVTDKCGDACDCISREDKGLSLRLCPVKVMKIHGFRRTMEEMELIKHFLYYFPCLKEIEVHAEENNNPTQLRSQRVMEMFELYNELSSCNVQLFI from the exons atgGATCACATTAGCAATCTACCAGACGGGGTTCTTTGTCATATTCTGTCTTTCCTTACTACAAAGGAGGCTGCTTTGACATCTATTCTCGCCAAGAGGTGGCTCAACCTTGTCGCGTTTATCCCTTCTCTTAAAATCGATGACACTGTGTTCCTGCATCCTGAAAAGGGTAAAGGGGACAGGGAAGACGTTAAACAGAGCTTCATGGACTTTGTGGATAGAGTTTTGGCGCTGCAGGGTAACTCTCCCCTAAACAAATTCTCCCTCATGTGTGTTACTGATGTTGATACGGATCGTGTGGATGGTTGGATAAGCAGTGCGTTAGCTCGTGGTGTTTCGGATCTTGATCTGAAGATCATCAACAACGAAGAATTTTATCAGCTGTCTCCAAAATGCTTTGAGTGCAGCACACTAGTTAGTCTGACCATAGGCTCTGGGATTGATATTTCCTTGGTTGCTGGTCGCATTCGCTTACCGTTGCTTAAAACTCTGGTTCTTGACTCAGTTTCTGTTTGTCCGAATGAGTTTGAGACTCTGCTTCATGCTCTGCCTTCCCTTGAGGAATTGCTTCTTGTTTATGTAGTCTGGAAAGGTATGGATGTCACAGTGTCAAGTGCAAGCCTCAAGACCCTAACAATAAAGTTATGCTTTTGGTTAAACACTTTATCATTTGATACACCAAGTCTCCTTCACTTTAACTACTCTGGTTTAGTTGCACCGGACTATCCAGTAGTCAATATGGGAAACTTGGTTGATGCTCAAATCGACTTCTTCTTACCGGATAATGATGAAGATGCTCATCGTTATAGTAAGGTGTGGAAACTCTTTCATGGCACACGTAATGTACCGAATCTTAGCTTTGGTCCTGATACTCTTGAG GTGATTTCTATGTGCTCTGAATCGATGCCAGTGTTCAACAACCTCAAATCATTAGCTATTGAGAGTCACGAGTGTAAAGGATGGCAAGCAATGCCAGCTCTTCTAAGGAACTGTCCACATTTAGAAACTCTAGTCCTTCAG GGTCTCCTGCACCATGTGACAGATAAGTGTGGGGATGCTTGTGACTGCATTTCTCGGGAGGACAAAGGACTTTCACTCAGACTTTGTCCAGTGAAAGTGATGAAGATCCATGGGTTTCGAAGAACAATGGAAGAGATGGAATTGATTAAGCATTTCTTGTACTATTTTCCATGTTTGAAGGAGATCGAGGTTCATGCTGAAGAGAATAATAATCCTACACAACTAAGAAGCCAACGTGTCATGGAGATGTTCGAACTCTACAACGAGTTATCGAGTTGCAATGTCCAACTCTTCATATGA
- the LOC108818013 gene encoding peroxisomal and mitochondrial division factor 1 — protein sequence MADRAAETISDKNQELTRENLEMKERLKKLTGEMEEMKHVEAEMNQSMGEMEKEMEEYEEEKKALESISTRAVELEGEVLSLQEELNASLTEVDKRVEEVVELKKELAEKGESLEGREKEAEGLRKERADVERKVRELERKIGVFEVRVVEEKSKKVRLEEEIREKGDAKEKEIKDLQKKFGDLNLELVKNGEELKKCKSEQKKGAGSEAEEREKEMELRKEELLKKVEEAQEMIVELKERAMKPGIRERNT from the coding sequence ATGGCGGATCGCGCGGCGGAGACGATCTCCGACAAGAATCAGGAGCTAACGAGGGAGAATCTGGAGATGAAGGAGAGGTTAAAGAAGCTAACGGGAGAAATGGAGGAGATGAAACACGTGGAAGCGGAGATGAATCAGAGCATGGGAGAGATGGAGAAAGAGATGGAGGAGTACGAGGAAGAGAAGAAGGCTTTGGAATCTATTTCCACAAGAGCTGTTGAGCTCGAAGGAGAGGTGTTGAGTCTTCAGGAAGAGCTCAACGCTTCGTTGACGGAGGTGGATAAGAGGGTGGAAGAGGTGGTTGAGCTGAAGAAGGAGTTGGCTGAGAAGGGAGAGAGCTTGGAAGGGCGTGAGAAGGAAGCTGAGGGGTTAAGGAAGGAAAGAGCTGATGTTGAGAGGAAGGTTAGAGAGTTGGAGAGGAAGATTGGGGTTTTTGAAGTGAGGGTAGTGGAGGAGAAGAGCAAGAAGGTTAGGTTAGAAGAGGAGATTAGGGAGAAAGGTGATGCGAAAGAGAAGGAGATCAAGGATTTGCAGAAGAAATTTGGGGACTTGAATCTGGAGCTGGTGAAGAATGGAGAGGAGTTGAAGAAATGCAAGTCTGAGCAGAAGAAGGGGGCAGGGAGTGAAGCTGAGGAAAGAGAGAAGGAAATGGAGTTGAGGAAGGAAGAGTTGCTGAAGAAGGTTGAGGAAGCGCAGGAGATGATAGTTGAGTTGAAAGAGAGAGCCATGAAGCCTGGTATCAGAGAGAGAAACACATGA
- the LOC108818014 gene encoding phosphatidylglycerophosphate phosphatase 1, chloroplastic/mitochondrial, whose product MQTPSMAASTTSYYPIPKSFLLSPPSRYKRNPNNLISCSTKPISPLQTTTHRIQKQHLPLPPTFEDSFLLYQFSSPTEDPGFSNRISDGEPVELVIRGVEEGDNKSLVISSNMWWADLKAALGQRINVEGIVSSVSVIVKDRHLVLPHVSVRDLRYIDWGELKRKGFKGVVFDKDNTLTAPYSLAIWPPLRPSIEQCKAVFGHDIAVFSNSAGLTEYDHDDSKAKALEAETGIRVLRHKTKKPAGTAEEVEKHFGCASSELIMVGDRPFTDIVYGNRNGFLTVLTEPLSRAEEPFIVRQVRRLELALLKRWLRKGLKPVDHILVSDVTPFVKDPSDL is encoded by the exons ATGCAGACCCCATCGATGGCTGCCTCCACTACTTCCTATTACCCAATCCCCAAAAGCTTCCTTCTTTCTCCCCCTTCCCGTTACAAACGTAACCCTAATAATCTCATCTCTTGCTCCACCAAACCCATCTCTCCTCTGCAAACAACAACCCATCGAATCCAAAAGCAGCATCTTCCTCTCCCACCCACTTTCGAAGATTCCTTTCTCCTCTACCAATTCAGCTCCCCGACCGAAGACCCAGGATTCTCTAACCGGATCTCCGACGGAGAACCGGTCGAATTGGTTATCCGCGGCGTCGAAGAAGGAGACAACAAAAGCTTGGTAATTTCGTCGAACATGTGGTGGGCAGATCTGAAAGCGGCTCTTGGGCAACGAATCAACGTAGAGGGCATCGTCTCTTCCGTCTCCGTGATCGTGAAAGATCGTCACTTGGTTCTTCCCCATGTTTCCGTCAGAGATTTACGCTACATTGACTGGGGAGAGCTGAAGCGAAAGGGGTTCAAGGGTGTAGTCTTCGATAAAGATAATACTCTCACTGCTCCTTACTCTCTAGCGATCTGGCCACCCCTCAGGCCTTCTATTGAGCAGTGTAAAGCCGTGTTTGGTCATGACATCGCCGTGTTTAGCAACTCCGCTG GGCTTACGGAGTATGATCACGATGATTCGAAAGCTAAAGCATTGGAGGCTGAAACAGGGATTAGAGTGTTGAGACATA aGACAAAGAAGCCTGCGGGAACTGCTGAAGAAGTTGAGAAACACTTTGGTTGCGCTTCTTCAGAGCTAATCATG GTGGGTGATCGACCTTTCACGGATATTGTCTACGGGAACAGAAACGGGTTTCTAACTGTGTTAACTGAACCGTTGAGTCGAGCTGAGGAGCCTTTCATTGTTAGAcag GTGAGGAGATTAGAGTTGGCCTTGTTGAAACGTTGGTTGAGAAAAGGTTTGAAGCCTGTGGAtcacattttggtatcagatgTAACACCATTTGTAAAGGATCCTTCAGATTTATAA
- the LOC108818198 gene encoding LOW QUALITY PROTEIN: agamous-like MADS-box protein AGL1 (The sequence of the model RefSeq protein was modified relative to this genomic sequence to represent the inferred CDS: inserted 1 base in 1 codon) — translation MEEGGSSHDAESSKKLVRGKIEIKRIENTTSRQVTFCKRRNGLLKKAYELSVLCDAEVALVIFSTRGRLYEYANNSVKGTIERYKKACSXAVNPPSVTETNTQYYQQEASKLRRQIRDIQNSNRHIVGESLGSLNFKELKNLEGRLEKGISRVRSKKNELLLAEIEYMQKRKMELQHDNMYLRAKISQGARLNPEQQDSSVIQGTAVYESGLSSHDQSQHYNRNYIPVNLLEPNQQFSGQDQPPLQLV, via the exons ATGGAGGAAGGTGGGAGTAGTCACGACGCAGAGAGTAGCAAGAAGCTAGTAAGAGGGAAGATAGAGATAAAGAGGATAGAGAACACAACAAGTCGTCAAGTAACTTTCTGCAAACGACGCAATGGTCTTCTTAAGAAAGCTTATGAGCTTTCTGTCTTGTGTGATGCTGAAGTTGCCCTCGTCATCTTCTCTACTCGTGGCCGTCTCTATGAGTACGCCAACAACAG TGTGAAGGGTACAATTGAAAGATACAAGAAAGCTTGTT ATGCCGTCAACCCTCCTTCTGTCACCGAAACTAACACTCAG TACTATCAGCAAGAAGCCTCTAAGCTTCGGAGGCAGATTCGTGACATTCAGAATTCTAACAG GCATATAGTTGGGGAATCacttggttccttgaacttcAAGGAACTCAAAAACCTCGAAGGACGACTTGAAAAAGGAATCAGCCGCGTCCGATCCAAGAAG AATGAGCTGTTATTGGCGGAGATAGAGTATATGCAGAAGAGG AAAATGGAGTTGCAACACGATAACATGTACCTGCGAGCTAAG ATATCGCAAGGTGCGAGATTGAATCCGGAGCAGCAGGATTCGAGTGTGATACAAGGGACAGCGGTTTACGAATCCGGTTTATCTTCCCATGACCAGTCGCAGCATTATAACCGGAACTATATTCCGGTTAACCTACTTGAACCAAATCAACAATTCTCCGGTCAAGACCAACCTCCTCTTCAACTTGTTTAA